CTAAAGATTATGGAAGAGAAGATGAACATATAGATATTTTATTAAAAACAGCTAAAAAAAAAGGAAAAATCGTACATGTACATGTTGATCAATTTAATACTAGTAAAGAAAAAGAAACCGAAAAATTAGCAAAAAAAACGATTGAACATGGAATGCAAGGAAAGGTCGTAGCCATACATAGTATTTCTTTAGCTGCTCATTATAGAGAATATCGTTATGAAACATATAAATTGATGAAAAAAGCAGATTTAATGGTTATTTCTTGTCCTATTGCTTGGATTGATCATACAAGAAGTGAAAAATTGACTCCTAGCCATAATTCTATTACTCCAGTGGATGAAATGGTTCCTGAAGGAATTATCGTAGCTTTTGGAACAGATAATATTTGTGATATATACAAACCTTTTTCCGATGGAAATCTATGGATAGAATTACGTGTTATGTTAGAAGCATGTCATTATTATGATATAGATCATTTAGTAGAAATTGCTACAATAAATGGATTAAAAGTATTAGGATTAATATAATCAATCAATAAATAATTTATTTTTTTCCTCTTTTTTCGGGACGCATTTGTGGAAATAATAAAACTTCTTGAATAGAATATTTTTGAGTTAGTAACATTATTAAACGATCTATTCCAATTCCAATTCCTGCAGTAGGAGGCATTCCAAACTCTAAAGCACGTATAAAATCTTTATCAATTAACATTGATTCATCTTTTTGATTTTTTTCAGATAACTCCATTTGTTTCCGTAAACGATTAAGTTGATCTATAGGATCATTCAGTTCTGAATAAGCATTAGCTATTTCTTGTCCATTAATAATAAGTTCAAAACGTTCTGATAAATTTTTTTTATGACGATGTTTTTTCGTTAAAGGACTCATTTCTATTGGATAATCAATAATAAAAGTAGGATTAATGTAATTTTTTTCGCATTTTTCTTCAAAAATATTCTCAATAAGTTTAGCTTTACTCATTTTTACATTTTCTTCTATATACAATTTTTTACATACTTTTCTTAATTCATTTTCTTCCATATTTTCTAAATTAAATCCTGTATATTTTTTAATAGAATCTAATATAGGAATACGAGGAAAAGGAGTATGAAAATTAATATGATTATTTTCTTTTTTTTGAAATATATACCATATAGACTTCATTAATTTTTCTGTAAAATTCATCATCCAATAATAGTCTTTATAAGCAATATAAAGCTCTAATACAGTAAATTCTGGATTATGAATACGATCCATTCCCTCATTTCTAAAATTTCTAGAAAATTCATAAACACCGTGAAATCCACCAATTATAAGTCTTTTTAAATAAAGTTCATTAGCTATACGTAAATATAATGGAATACCTAATGTATTGTGATAAGTTTCAAAAGGTCGAGCTATAGCTCCTCCAGGAATAGATTGTAAAATAGGAGTATCTACTTCTATATAACCTTTTTTATCAAGGTAATTCCTTATTTTTTGTATGATACGAGTTCTTTTTAAAAAAATTTCTTTCACATGATCATTTACTATAAGATCTACATAACGCATACGATAACGTTGCTCTGTATTAGAAAAAGAATCATATATTTTTTTATTTTTTTTATCCACTTTTACTTGTGGTAGTGGTCGTATAGATTTTGCTAATAAAGTTAATTTATGAGCATATATAGTAATTTCATTCATTTTTGTTTTAAATAAAAAACCTTTTATTCCAATAATATCTCCTATATCTATAAGTTTCTTTAAAAAAATATTATAAGTATCCTCTTTTCCCATTTTATCTGATGATAAATGATTTTTAGAAAAATATACTTGTATACAATCCGTATGATCTTTTATTTCTCCAAATGAAGCTTTTCCTAAAAATCGAAAACGCATTAAACGTCCGGCAATACTAATAACTTTTTTTTCAATAAAATTTTTTTTTATATTATAAATAGGACTAGTAACATTATATTCATCTGATGGATAAGGATTTATTCCTAATAATTTAAGTTTATCTAGTTTTTGTATACGTATTATTTGTTGTTCTGATGGCATATATTCATTTATGTATGTATCAAAAATACCAAAAATGAATAAAATGAAGGTATATTTGTTTTTTTTTACATTATATTCCTTTTCTTAAAAAGAATAAACTATGACAAAAAAAATACTTTTTTTCGAAGATTTAGGAAAAAAAGAATATAAAGAAACTTGGAAATATCAGAAAAAATTATTTAATGATATTATTCAAAAAAAAGTAAATAATATTTTTTCTAAAAAAGCCGGATATTTTCTATTTGTAGAACACCATCATGTATATACTATAGGTAAAAATGGAAAAAAAGATAATCATTTGTTGGTTACATCAGATTTTTTAAAAAAAATAAATGCAACTTTTTATCAAACAGACCGAGGAGGAGATATAACTTACCATGGACCTGGACAATTGATAGGATATCCTATTTTAAATATGGATTATTTTTTTACGGATATACATAAATATCTTCGTCTTTTAGAAGAAGTTATTATCCATTTTTTGTGGAAAAATTATAAAATGAAAGGAGAACGAAAAAAAGGAAATACAGGAGTATGGTTTCATAATAAAAATGGAAAATCGAGAAAAATATGTGCGATAGGAATTAGAATGAGTCGTTGGGTTACTATGCACGGATTTTCTTTAAATATAAATACAGATTTACGGTATTTTGATTATATTATTCCTTGTGGAATTTATAATCAAGAAGTAACTTCTTTAAAAAAAGAATTAAAAAAAAATGATATATCTTTTCAAGAAGTAAAAAATATGGTAAAAAAATCTTTTCAAGAAATTTTTGAAGTAAAATTCATTTCTATGAAAAAATAGCTCATAAGCTCATAGTATATGAATAATTTATTTTATAGGTTCTGCTATCATAATTCCATCTTTATCTATTTTTTTTATAATTACATCTTGTAATGTATTAATATAAAATAAATTATATGAATTCAATGGAATCTTAATTCTAATATAATTTTCTGTATATCCATATATATATTTTTTATTTTTAGAATTTTTTTCAAATAAAACAGTTTTTTTTGTGTTAATTTGCCTGTTGCAAAAAAAACGATATTTTTTATTCGAAAGATTTCTCAAAATTTTATTACGTTGACATTGTATTTTTTTAGATACATGTTCCTGTATCAAAATAGATTTTGTATTCTCTCTAGGAGAATAGGTAAATATGTGTAAAGATGAAATTTCTAATTTTTTCAAAAAATGATAAGTTTCCAAAAAATGTTTATGTGTTTCTCCAGGAAAACCAACAATAACATCTGAACCTATATAAGCATCTGGTATGAAACTTCGTATTTTTTTTACTTTTTCTTGATAAATTTCTCGTTTATAACGTCTATGCATTTTTCCCAAAATATCGTTGCTACCAGATTGTAAAGGAATATGAAAATGAGGAACGAAATGTTTACTATTAGAAAAAAATTCAATATATTCATTTTTTAATAAATTAGGTTCTATAGAAGATAAACGTATTCTACCTTTTTCTGGTATTTTATCTATAGCTTGTATTAAATCAAAAAATGTATACAAACGACGATTTGTTCCATGTATTTTACCATAATCCCCAATATTAATACCTGTTAAAACTATTTCTTTCACACCGTTACTAAAAATAAACTTAATATTTTTTAATATATTTTCTATACTATCAGAACGAGAGGCTCCTCTTGCCATAGGAATAATGCAATAACTACATTTATAATCACATCCATCCTGTATTTTTAAAAAAGAACGAGTTCTATTTCCGATAGAGAACGATGGAAAATAAGTATTATTTGTCTTTATCTTGGAAAGAATTTTTGGATAAGATTTTTTTAAATATTTTATATTAATATAATCTATTATTTTAAATTTTTCATTATAACTTAAAACTAAATCTACTCCGACGATAGAAGAAACTTTTTTATAATTCAATTGAGCATAACATCCTATTGCTATAATAAAAGCTTGTGAATTTTGATTTATAGCAGAACGTACAATGCGATTAAACTCTAATTCTGCATTTTTTGTAACAGAACAACTATTAATTATATAAATATCTGCATAATTTTTGAAAGAAACATGTTGATAATATAAATTAGAAAATTTTCTTGCTATAGTAGAGGTCTCTGCATAATTTAATTTACAACCAATTGTATAAAATGCTACTTTTTTTTTTACCATTTATATTATATCCTAATTATATCCTATTATTTTAGGATCAGATAGATAATATTTAATATGAATATTCAATCTGATCCACTTTTTGATAATTTGTTAAGATGAAAAATAATCTATAATTCCACTATTACTAGCTTTCATAGATTTTTTTCCTTTATTCCAATTTGCAGGACAAACTTCTCCACTTATTTCATAATGTTGAATAGAATCTATCATACGAATAGCTTCATGTACATTTCTACCTAAAGGAAAATCATTAATTAAAATATGTCGTATAATACCTTCTTTATCTATTAAAAATAATCCTCTGTAAGCAATAAGTTCTCCCGTAGCCTTTAATCCTTCATTTTGATTACAAATCCAATCTCCAGATAAAACTCCATAATTATAAGATATAGTTTTATTACTATCAGAAACAATAGGGTAAGTTACACCATATATTCCACCTTTTTCTTTTGGAATCTGTAACCAAGCCCAATGAGATTGTTCTGTATCTGTAGATACAGCAATAATTTGTACATTTCTAATGTCAAAATCCTTTATTTTTTCTTGAAATGCATAAATTTCTGTTGGGCATACAAAAGTAAAATCTTTAGGATAGAAAAAAAGTAAAATATATTTTCTACCAAAAAATTGTTCTAAAGTAAAATTTTGTACAATATCTTTTCCATTTAATACCGCACTAGATGTAAAATTAGGGGCTTTTTTTGAAATTAATGTCTTCATTTTTCAAAAGTTTATATGAACGAATTTACCAAAAAAATTTGTATGGAAAAAAATAAAAAATTACACATATCTATGTAACTTTTTATATAGTTCATTTTTTATTTTTGTTAAAGATATAATTTTTTGTAGAAAAAATTTTCTATCATGATTTTTTTTTATATGATAATGAATCATTTCTTTTTTTATTAATTTTGAAATATATAAAGATCTATATATTAATAATATATCTATTACATATTGATAAATATGATCTTCGTTATAAAAAACTTTTATTCCTTTTTTATCCCATTTAGATAATGAATAAAATTTTTTATTTTCTTTATCATCAAATTCTATTTTATTCCACTTTAAAGTGTCTTTTTTGTTATGTTGTAAACAAATTTTATGAAAAATTTCTTGATTCTTATTTAAAGAAAAACGTAAATTCCAACATTTGAAAGCATGCAATATCTCTTCTAAAATTGTTGTACTGTATTTTTCTTTTTTTATTATTTTATTTCCATAATTTAAAATCAATTGAATTAATTTTTCTTCAATAATAAGAATAGTACTTTTTTTATCCTGAAAAACTTGATATTTTTGATAATTTTGATATTTATGAATTTTTTTTCCATTTTTTTTACTTATTTTTTCCAATTCATGAATTAGAATTTCTTGTCGAATTTGTAGAATTTTTGATGCTTCTTGTAAGTATAATTCTTTTTGAAGAATATTAGATATTTTTGAAATACTATTCAAAATGTTTAAAATAAAAAATGATTTTTTAATGGGATCCTCTTGATGAAATTTACCATATATTTTTTTTTTAAAAGAAACAAAATTATAAATATTTTTTGATAAAAAGTCTTTTAATTGAGATATAGAATACTTTTTAGAGATAGAATCTGGATCTTCTCCTTTAGAAATAAATAATATACGTAAATTCATTCCTTGTTCCAATATCATATTAATTACCCTTAAAGAAGCTTTAATTCCAGAACGATCTCCATCATAAAAAAGAATTATATTTTTTGTAAATTTTTTGATCAAAAGTATTTGATCAACAGTAAGTGAAATTCCAGAAGAAGATACCACATTTTTTATACCAGATTGATGTAAGGAAAGAACATCTGTATATCCTTCCACTAAATAACAAAGATTCTCTTTTAGGATATTTTTTTTAGCTTGGAATAATCCATATAAAATTTTACTTTTTTGAAAAATATCACTTTCTGATGAATTGATATATTTGGTAGAATAACATGAAGAAGAATAACTAGAATCAATATTTCTTCCACCAAAACCTATCACTCTTCCTGATAAATTATGTATTGGAAACATCACACGTTGACGAAAACAATCAAAGAAATTATTACAATATTTTTTTTTAGAAATAGTAAAACCAGATTTTTTTAAATCCCGTATTTGAAATCCTTTTTCTAAGGCTTTTTTCGTAAAAAAACTCCAAGAAAGAGGGGCATAACCTAACTCAAATTTATGAATGATTTTCATATTAAAACCTCTTTTTTGAATTAAATAATTGAATCCATTTTTCTGTCCCTCTTTAGTAAAAAACAATTGATTTATGAAAAATTTTTTTGCATAATCCTGTATCAGGTACAATTTTTCATGTTTTTCATGATTAATTTTATAGAATTTTTCTATATAATCAATTTTAATATTATATTTTTTAGCAAGATAATTTAATGATTCTACATAAGTAAAATGTTCATGTTCCATAAGAAAAGTAATAATATTACCACCTTTTCCAGAACTAAAATCTTTCCATATTTTTTTTATAGGTGAAACTATAAAAGAAGGAGTTCTCTCATGAGAGAATGGACTAAGTCCTCTATAATTTAATCCACTTTTTTTTAACTCTACAAAATCTCCAATAATATCTTCTATGCAAGAAATAGAAAGGATTTTTTTAATAGTTTCTTTAGAAATCATTATTACAAAATTTCATTCTACGAATAATTTTTTTAGGATTAGAATTAGAAAAAATAGTACTTCCTGATACCAATATATCTGCTCCATTTTTAAATAATAAAGAAGCATTTTCTAAATTAATTCCTCCATCTACTTCTATGAGAGCAGAAGAATTTTTTTTTAAGATCAAATCTTTAGTATCTTCTAATTTTTGAAATGTTTGTCTAATAAACTTTTGCCCACTAGAACCTGGATTAACACTCATTAATAAAACAAAATCTATATCTTTAATAAGATCTTTTAAAAGAAAAATTGGAGTATGTGGATTAACAGCTATACCTACCTTCATACCATATTTTTTAATAGAAAAAATAGTTTTATTTAAGTGAATGCAAGCTTCATAATGTATATGTAAATGATCAGCTCCACAATCTTTATATTGTTCAATATATCGTTCTGGTTGTAATATCATTAAATGAACATCAATAGGTTTATTTGCATATTTTTTTACATATTTCGTAAATAATGATCCAAAAGAAATATTAGATACAAAAGAGGAATCCATAATATCAATATGGAACCAATCTGCTTCACTTTCATTTAACATTTCTATTTCACGATATAAAAAAGCTAAATTTGATGCAAGCAAGGATGGAGCTATAATTTTTTTCATATTAGAAATTTTATAAAATTATAGTATAGATTCACTAATTCCAGTAGTAGAAAACCCTCCATCATGATACAAATTTTGCATTGTTACTTTTCTTGTTAAATCTGAAAAAAGTGTAATTATATAATTAGCACAATCTTGTGCAGAAGCATTTCCTAATGGAGACATTTTTTCGGAAAAAATAAAAAATTTATGAAACCCTTCTATGGATTTTGCGGATCTAGTAATACTAGGAGACTGTGATACAGTATTAACTCTTACCTTTTCCTTTATACCCCAATAATAACCAAAATTACGTGTAATACTTTCTAAATAAGATTTATAATCAGACATATCTCCATAAAATGGAAAACTTCGTTGAGAAGCAATATATGTTAGAGCAACAATAGAACCCCACTTATTCATCGCTTTTTTTTTCCAAGCAGTTTGCATTATCTTATGATAAGATACAGCTGATATTTCCCATCCTTTTCTTAAAAATTCATAATTTATAGATGTATAAGTTAATTTTTTTCGTATATTCATAGACATAGCGATAGAATGTAATAAAAAATCTATTTTTCCTCCAAAAAAATCTAATGTTTTTTCAAATAAAATATTAAGATCTTCTATAGAAGTAGCATCTGCCGGAATCACCATAGATTTAGTTTTATTAGATAACTCATGAATTTTACCAATTCTTAAAGAAGTTGGAGTATTAGTTAATACAAAAGATGCTTTTTCTTCATAAGCACGTTCTGCAACCTTCCAAGCAATAGAATTTTCATCTAATGCTCCAAATATAATTCCTTTTTTCCCTTTCAATAAATTGTAAGACATATATAATCAATTAAATAAAAATATCTATTTTTTTAATTTTATATTAAAAATGTCCTGTATAATAGTTAAATAATCTAACTTTTCCCACGTAAAAAGTTCTACTTCTTGTTTTTTTTTATTTCCTTCTATATCTAAAAAAGATTTAGAGACTTTCTTTGGAGTTTTTCCCATATGTCCATATACAGATGTTTCTTCATACATTGGTTGACGTAATTTTAATCTTTGTTCTATAGCATAAGGACATAAATCAAAAATTTTATTTATATTAAATGCAATTTTTTCATTATCAATCTTTGATTTTCCATATGTATTTACAAAAATACCAATTGGTTCTGAAATTCCTGCAGCATAAGAAATTTGT
The sequence above is a segment of the Blattabacterium cuenoti genome. Coding sequences within it:
- the lipB gene encoding lipoyl(octanoyl) transferase LipB, with amino-acid sequence MTKKILFFEDLGKKEYKETWKYQKKLFNDIIQKKVNNIFSKKAGYFLFVEHHHVYTIGKNGKKDNHLLVTSDFLKKINATFYQTDRGGDITYHGPGQLIGYPILNMDYFFTDIHKYLRLLEEVIIHFLWKNYKMKGERKKGNTGVWFHNKNGKSRKICAIGIRMSRWVTMHGFSLNINTDLRYFDYIIPCGIYNQEVTSLKKELKKNDISFQEVKNMVKKSFQEIFEVKFISMKK
- a CDS encoding enoyl-ACP reductase FabI, which produces MSYNLLKGKKGIIFGALDENSIAWKVAERAYEEKASFVLTNTPTSLRIGKIHELSNKTKSMVIPADATSIEDLNILFEKTLDFFGGKIDFLLHSIAMSMNIRKKLTYTSINYEFLRKGWEISAVSYHKIMQTAWKKKAMNKWGSIVALTYIASQRSFPFYGDMSDYKSYLESITRNFGYYWGIKEKVRVNTVSQSPSITRSAKSIEGFHKFFIFSEKMSPLGNASAQDCANYIITLFSDLTRKVTMQNLYHDGGFSTTGISESIL
- a CDS encoding amidohydrolase family protein, with protein sequence MNPKKIFIEKIKKKGGWVNAHAHLDRAYTLTKKNFKYSYFSIKKKWYLVDEMKRLATVDDIYVRMEKALEYFLIQGTQALCTFIDVDEIIEDRSLKAAKKLKNNYENYIHIRFANQVLKGVLNNESKYWFDKSIEFVDIIGGLPAKDYGREDEHIDILLKTAKKKGKIVHVHVDQFNTSKEKETEKLAKKTIEHGMQGKVVAIHSISLAAHYREYRYETYKLMKKADLMVISCPIAWIDHTRSEKLTPSHNSITPVDEMVPEGIIVAFGTDNICDIYKPFSDGNLWIELRVMLEACHYYDIDHLVEIATINGLKVLGLI
- the mtaB gene encoding tRNA (N(6)-L-threonylcarbamoyladenosine(37)-C(2))-methylthiotransferase MtaB: MVKKKVAFYTIGCKLNYAETSTIARKFSNLYYQHVSFKNYADIYIINSCSVTKNAELEFNRIVRSAINQNSQAFIIAIGCYAQLNYKKVSSIVGVDLVLSYNEKFKIIDYINIKYLKKSYPKILSKIKTNNTYFPSFSIGNRTRSFLKIQDGCDYKCSYCIIPMARGASRSDSIENILKNIKFIFSNGVKEIVLTGINIGDYGKIHGTNRRLYTFFDLIQAIDKIPEKGRIRLSSIEPNLLKNEYIEFFSNSKHFVPHFHIPLQSGSNDILGKMHRRYKREIYQEKVKKIRSFIPDAYIGSDVIVGFPGETHKHFLETYHFLKKLEISSLHIFTYSPRENTKSILIQEHVSKKIQCQRNKILRNLSNKKYRFFCNRQINTKKTVLFEKNSKNKKYIYGYTENYIRIKIPLNSYNLFYINTLQDVIIKKIDKDGIMIAEPIK
- the dnaG gene encoding DNA primase yields the protein MISKETIKKILSISCIEDIIGDFVELKKSGLNYRGLSPFSHERTPSFIVSPIKKIWKDFSSGKGGNIITFLMEHEHFTYVESLNYLAKKYNIKIDYIEKFYKINHEKHEKLYLIQDYAKKFFINQLFFTKEGQKNGFNYLIQKRGFNMKIIHKFELGYAPLSWSFFTKKALEKGFQIRDLKKSGFTISKKKYCNNFFDCFRQRVMFPIHNLSGRVIGFGGRNIDSSYSSSCYSTKYINSSESDIFQKSKILYGLFQAKKNILKENLCYLVEGYTDVLSLHQSGIKNVVSSSGISLTVDQILLIKKFTKNIILFYDGDRSGIKASLRVINMILEQGMNLRILFISKGEDPDSISKKYSISQLKDFLSKNIYNFVSFKKKIYGKFHQEDPIKKSFFILNILNSISKISNILQKELYLQEASKILQIRQEILIHELEKISKKNGKKIHKYQNYQKYQVFQDKKSTILIIEEKLIQLILNYGNKIIKKEKYSTTILEEILHAFKCWNLRFSLNKNQEIFHKICLQHNKKDTLKWNKIEFDDKENKKFYSLSKWDKKGIKVFYNEDHIYQYVIDILLIYRSLYISKLIKKEMIHYHIKKNHDRKFFLQKIISLTKIKNELYKKLHRYV
- the rpe gene encoding ribulose-phosphate 3-epimerase — protein: MKKIIAPSLLASNLAFLYREIEMLNESEADWFHIDIMDSSFVSNISFGSLFTKYVKKYANKPIDVHLMILQPERYIEQYKDCGADHLHIHYEACIHLNKTIFSIKKYGMKVGIAVNPHTPIFLLKDLIKDIDFVLLMSVNPGSSGQKFIRQTFQKLEDTKDLILKKNSSALIEVDGGINLENASLLFKNGADILVSGSTIFSNSNPKKIIRRMKFCNNDF
- a CDS encoding peroxiredoxin; translation: MKTLISKKAPNFTSSAVLNGKDIVQNFTLEQFFGRKYILLFFYPKDFTFVCPTEIYAFQEKIKDFDIRNVQIIAVSTDTEQSHWAWLQIPKEKGGIYGVTYPIVSDSNKTISYNYGVLSGDWICNQNEGLKATGELIAYRGLFLIDKEGIIRHILINDFPLGRNVHEAIRMIDSIQHYEISGEVCPANWNKGKKSMKASNSGIIDYFSS
- the lysS gene encoding lysine--tRNA ligase codes for the protein MPSEQQIIRIQKLDKLKLLGINPYPSDEYNVTSPIYNIKKNFIEKKVISIAGRLMRFRFLGKASFGEIKDHTDCIQVYFSKNHLSSDKMGKEDTYNIFLKKLIDIGDIIGIKGFLFKTKMNEITIYAHKLTLLAKSIRPLPQVKVDKKNKKIYDSFSNTEQRYRMRYVDLIVNDHVKEIFLKRTRIIQKIRNYLDKKGYIEVDTPILQSIPGGAIARPFETYHNTLGIPLYLRIANELYLKRLIIGGFHGVYEFSRNFRNEGMDRIHNPEFTVLELYIAYKDYYWMMNFTEKLMKSIWYIFQKKENNHINFHTPFPRIPILDSIKKYTGFNLENMEENELRKVCKKLYIEENVKMSKAKLIENIFEEKCEKNYINPTFIIDYPIEMSPLTKKHRHKKNLSERFELIINGQEIANAYSELNDPIDQLNRLRKQMELSEKNQKDESMLIDKDFIRALEFGMPPTAGIGIGIDRLIMLLTQKYSIQEVLLFPQMRPEKRGKK